Proteins from a genomic interval of Nerophis lumbriciformis linkage group LG01, RoL_Nlum_v2.1, whole genome shotgun sequence:
- the LOC133618023 gene encoding protein downstream neighbor of son homolog codes for MSDASGYSPSFKRPSEIMRMRRKRARSEASSSSPSGASGQSSSSPPSCRPFAPGPLFNKVASVKRRNPFANIDNTSTPSKRRLIHDENDKMATTETEYVDEVSLLERLQRQENCSPGSEDDSLFEESEGNVETPLLLKSPQAIAPLSIEASLCSEYPPDWSLKTRLLFSSLRSLSWSEQPKAQEEALGLSQHCRTQFITLPHSLQDPRSCSELRCAFQQSLIYWQHPSLPWVPLFPRMNANRRFTGTSAPWAQDATLQQSLMNEWSASLSSLYSLLKSRLCPYFYVCAYQFTVLFRTAGLAGSSSITALISPTARGLREAMEAEGIEFSMPLLDERKKTGEQQNPCKEQQQESAHEDCWAGCEDDNENGGSSLSWLKQIGVQDKIKNPDRVSMQLRKESQAVSLDHKPESVLSIEGPHTFTLINFLINCKSIVATAGSQAGLPPTLLAPLAFRGAAMHSLKARCVNVKSQVGSTYQNVSCLEIAGPILPSSLHTITTLLGPAQKGNFSATLHTHTPTAIMNVHNPKQQCVNGTADLSACGLHPASIQQLQQSPSLGKTALMQITMEDYSYTWKN; via the exons ATGTCTGACGCGTCAGGCTATTCTCCCAGCTTCAAGCGGCCTTCGGAAATCATGCGAATGCGAAGGAAAAGAGCGCGGAGCGAAGCTTCTTCTTCCAGCCCAAGCGGAGCCAGCGGACAAAGCTCGTCGTCGCCGCCGTCATGTCGGCCCTTTGCTCCTGGTCCTCTTTTTAACAAAGTGGCTTCGGTGAAACGCAGGAACCCTTTCGCCAACATAGACAACACATCCACTCCCAGCAAGAGGCGGCTCATTCACGACGAAAACGACAAGATGGCGACGACCGAAACAGAATATGTGGACGAGGTGTCGTTGTTGGAAAGACTTCAACGACAGGAAAAT TGTTCGCCTGGTTCTGAAGATGACTCTCTGTTTGAGGAAAGCGAAGGAAACGTTGAAACGCCGCTGCTGTTGAAG AGTCCGCAGGCCATTGCTCCTCTCTCCATAGAAGCTTCTCTCTGCTCAGAGTATCCACCTGACTGGAGCTTGAAGACCCGCCTCCTCTTTTCGTCTTTGCGGTCATTGTCTTGGTCTGAGCAGCCCAAAGCTCAAGAGGAAGCGTTAGGGCTGAGTCAGCACTGCCGAACACAATTCATCACTTTACCTCACAGTCTACAG GATCCAAGGTCTTGCAGCGAGCTCCGCTGTGCTTTTCAGCAAAGCCTAATCTACTGGCAGCATCCCAGCCTGCCATGGGTGCCCTTGTTCCCCAGGATGAATGCCAATAGAAGGTTCACAGGCACAAGCGCCCCCTGGGCACAAGACGCTACACTGCAGCAGAGTCTGATGAATGAATG GTCAGCCAGTCTTTCGTCGCTTTACAGTCTACTAAAGTCCAGGCTGTGTCCTTACTTCTATGTGTGCGCTTATCAG TTCACAGTGTTGTTCAGGACAGCAGGTCTGGCAGGTTCAAGCAGCATCACTGCTCTGATTTCTCCCACAGCTAGAGGCCTGCGGGAGGCAATGGAGGCTGAAG GCATCGAGTTCAGTATGCCTCTCTTGGATGAAAGGAAGAAGACCGGTGAGCAACAGAATCCTTGTAAGGAGCAGCAGCAAGA GTCAGCGCATGAGGACTGTTGGGCTGGTTGTGAAGACGACAATGAAAATGGAGGCAGCAGCCTCTCCTGGCTAAAGCAAATAGGAGTCCAGGACAAGATCAAGAATCCGGACCGTGTGTCCATGCAACT TCGCAAGGAGAGCCAAGCGGTGAGTCTGGACCACAAGCCTGAATCTGTGCTGTCCATAGAAGGACCGCACACCTTCACGCTCATCAACTTCCTCATCAACTGCAAGAGCATCGTCGCCACGGCCGGCTCTCAGGCGGGACTTCCTCCGACATTGTTGGCGCCACTCGCTTTTAGAGGCGCTGCCATGCACTCACTGAAG GCTCGTTGTGTGAACGTGAAGAGCCAGGTTGGTTCTACCTACCAGAACGTCAGCTGTCTGGAGATAGCAG GACCCATTCTGCCATCCTCTCTTCACACCATAACCACCTTGCTTGGACCCGCACAGAAAGGAAACTTCTCAGCCACTCTCCATACTCACACGCCAACAGCCATCATGAACGTGCACAACCCCAAGCAACag TGTGTAAACGGGACGGCGGACCTTTCTGCATGTGGCCTTCATCCCGCCTCCATCCAGCAGCTGCAGCAATCCCCCAGCCTCGGCAAGACGGCGCTCATGCAGATCACCATGGAGGACTACAGCTACACTTGGAAGAACTGA